Proteins co-encoded in one Arthrobacter alpinus genomic window:
- the cysD gene encoding sulfate adenylyltransferase subunit CysD yields the protein MSTQITDTAIELADASATATDPHSLNGLASSAGGPTRPSAPAEELNSLDLLESEAIHIIREVVAEFERPALLFSGGKDSVVMLHLATKAFWPGKVPFPVLHVDTGHNFPEVIEFRDRTVERLGLRLEVGSVQAFIDSGELSERADGTRNPLQTVPLLDAIAKNKFDAVFGGGRRDEDKARAKERILSLRDEFGQWDPRNQRPELWNLYNGRHTVGQHVRAFPISNWTELDIWRYIARENIELPGLYYAHDREVYERDGMWRAVGPVSEPRPDEKVIIKQVRYRTVGDMSCTGAVASDATTVHDVVREVAASTLTERGATRADDRISEAAMEDRKKDGYF from the coding sequence ATGAGCACCCAAATTACAGACACAGCGATCGAGCTGGCCGACGCGAGCGCCACCGCAACCGATCCTCACTCGCTCAACGGCCTCGCAAGCTCCGCCGGGGGCCCCACGCGGCCGTCGGCCCCTGCCGAGGAGCTGAACTCCCTGGACCTGCTCGAATCCGAGGCCATCCACATCATCCGTGAGGTGGTGGCCGAGTTTGAGCGTCCCGCGCTGCTGTTCTCCGGCGGCAAGGATTCGGTGGTCATGCTGCATTTGGCCACCAAGGCGTTTTGGCCCGGCAAGGTTCCTTTCCCCGTTTTGCACGTGGATACGGGCCACAACTTCCCCGAGGTCATCGAGTTCCGCGACCGCACAGTTGAGCGGTTGGGCCTGCGCCTTGAAGTGGGCTCCGTTCAGGCGTTTATCGACTCCGGTGAGCTGTCCGAACGTGCCGATGGAACTCGCAACCCGCTGCAGACCGTCCCATTGCTGGATGCCATTGCCAAGAACAAGTTCGACGCCGTTTTTGGCGGCGGCCGCCGTGACGAGGACAAGGCCCGCGCTAAGGAGCGCATCTTGTCCCTGCGTGACGAATTTGGTCAGTGGGATCCGCGCAACCAGCGCCCCGAGTTGTGGAACCTGTACAACGGCCGCCATACGGTGGGTCAGCATGTGCGTGCGTTTCCCATCAGCAACTGGACCGAGTTGGACATCTGGCGTTACATCGCCCGCGAAAACATTGAGCTGCCCGGCCTGTACTACGCGCACGACCGCGAGGTCTACGAGCGCGACGGCATGTGGCGCGCCGTGGGCCCGGTTTCTGAACCGCGACCCGATGAGAAAGTCATCATCAAGCAGGTCCGCTACCGCACCGTGGGGGACATGTCCTGCACCGGCGCCGTTGCTTCCGATGCCACCACCGTCCATGACGTGGTGCGTGAAGTTGCCGCTTCAACCCTGACCGAACGTGGCGCCACCCGGGCCGATGACCGCATCTCCGAGGCCGCCATGGAAGACCGCAAGAAAGATGGCTACTTCTAA
- a CDS encoding nitrite/sulfite reductase has product MTQTALAGASASGTAAATSSAEAPAKRTVRARPAAKPHGQWKVDGTAPLNPNEVWKQEDGGLSVRERIETIYASGGFDSIEKTDLHGRFRWWGLYTQRKQGIDGGKTATLEPHELEDKYFMLRVRIDGGSLTTEQLRVIGQISTEFGRDTADLTDRQNVQLHWVRVEDVPEIWNRLEAAGLSTTEACGDVPRVILGSPVAGIAKDEIIDPTPLIKEVSARFIGDPELANLPRKFKTAITGHPSQDVVHEINDFALVGVIHPELGVGYDLWVGGGLSTNPRLAERLGVFVSPEVAAEVWLGVTSIFRDYGYRRMRTKARLKFLLADWGPVKFRQILEDEYLGHKLPDGEPAPKPTSPGDHIGVHEQKDGKFFIGVTPTVGRVSGSTLTALADALEAHGSFRLRTTPHQKLVILDVPKEQVEPLITVLDGLGLSARPSLFRRSTIACTGIEYCKLALVNTKDTAATAITALETRLADLVDTGVLTQPIALNINGCPNSCARIQTADIGLKGMMLPTDDGGTAPGFQVHLGGGLATDNRVEAGLGRTIRGLKVTAAELPDYVERVVRQYVGARTDGETFAEFAHRADEELLK; this is encoded by the coding sequence ATGACACAGACAGCTCTAGCCGGAGCGAGCGCCTCTGGCACTGCCGCCGCGACAAGTTCCGCCGAGGCACCCGCCAAGCGAACCGTTCGGGCCCGCCCCGCCGCCAAACCCCACGGCCAGTGGAAGGTTGACGGCACCGCGCCGCTGAACCCCAACGAGGTGTGGAAGCAAGAAGACGGCGGGCTGAGTGTCCGCGAACGGATCGAGACCATCTACGCGTCCGGTGGCTTCGACAGCATCGAGAAGACGGATCTGCACGGCCGTTTCCGCTGGTGGGGGCTGTACACCCAGCGCAAGCAGGGGATCGATGGCGGCAAGACCGCAACGCTTGAGCCGCACGAGCTCGAGGACAAGTACTTCATGCTCCGCGTCCGCATTGACGGCGGCTCGTTGACCACCGAGCAGCTGCGCGTCATTGGCCAGATCTCCACGGAGTTTGGCCGGGACACCGCCGACCTCACCGACCGCCAAAATGTGCAACTGCACTGGGTGCGGGTGGAAGATGTGCCGGAGATTTGGAACCGGCTCGAGGCTGCCGGTCTGTCCACCACCGAGGCGTGCGGCGACGTGCCCCGCGTCATTCTCGGCTCCCCGGTGGCCGGCATTGCCAAGGACGAGATCATCGATCCCACCCCCTTGATCAAGGAGGTCAGCGCCCGTTTCATTGGCGATCCGGAGCTGGCCAACCTGCCGCGCAAGTTCAAGACAGCCATCACGGGCCACCCCTCGCAGGATGTGGTGCATGAGATCAACGACTTCGCTCTGGTGGGTGTCATACACCCCGAGCTGGGTGTTGGCTACGACCTCTGGGTGGGTGGTGGTTTGTCCACGAACCCACGCCTGGCCGAACGCCTCGGCGTGTTCGTCAGCCCCGAGGTTGCGGCTGAGGTGTGGCTCGGCGTCACGAGCATCTTCCGCGACTACGGTTACCGCCGCATGCGCACCAAGGCCCGCCTGAAGTTCCTGCTGGCCGATTGGGGCCCGGTCAAGTTCCGCCAGATCTTGGAGGACGAGTACCTGGGCCACAAGCTGCCTGATGGCGAACCCGCGCCCAAGCCCACCTCGCCTGGCGATCATATTGGCGTCCACGAGCAGAAGGACGGCAAGTTCTTCATCGGCGTCACGCCCACGGTTGGCCGTGTTTCTGGTTCAACGTTGACGGCGCTAGCCGACGCCCTCGAGGCTCACGGCTCCTTCCGCCTGCGCACCACCCCACACCAGAAGCTCGTCATCCTTGACGTGCCCAAGGAGCAGGTGGAACCGCTCATCACGGTGCTGGATGGCCTGGGCTTATCCGCCCGCCCGTCACTTTTCCGGCGCTCCACGATCGCCTGCACCGGCATCGAATACTGCAAACTGGCACTCGTGAATACGAAGGACACCGCCGCCACGGCCATCACCGCCTTGGAGACGCGCCTGGCCGATCTGGTGGACACGGGCGTTTTGACCCAGCCCATTGCGTTGAACATCAACGGCTGCCCCAATTCCTGCGCCCGCATCCAGACCGCGGATATTGGCCTCAAGGGCATGATGCTTCCCACGGACGACGGCGGCACCGCCCCCGGATTCCAGGTCCACCTAGGTGGCGGGCTGGCCACCGACAACCGCGTTGAGGCTGGCCTAGGCCGCACCATTCGCGGCTTGAAGGTCACAGCCGCAGAGCTGCCCGACTATGTGGAGCGTGTTGTCCGCCAGTACGTTGGTGCCCGCACCGACGGTGAAACGTTCGCCGAGTTCGCCCACCGTGCCGATGAGGAGTTGCTGAAATGA
- a CDS encoding phosphoadenylyl-sulfate reductase, which translates to MTVTTLRSHDELKALAAAGAAELSWDASAKEVIAWVSRNFETGAAAVACSMADAVLPALVADQLPGVDVLFLDTGYHFPETYATRDAVAENLRVNIVDVLPRNTVAEQDSLLGKNLFASDPAQCCALRKVEPLSRSLSGYELWFTGVRRDEAPTRTNTPLVVWDEKNGLVKVNPVATWTYEELISYSDENLLPVNPLLSQGYPSIGCAPCTNKVAPGADPRSGRWAGTSKTECGLHE; encoded by the coding sequence ATGACCGTCACAACGCTTCGTTCACATGACGAGCTCAAGGCCCTGGCAGCCGCAGGGGCAGCGGAACTCTCCTGGGATGCGTCAGCCAAGGAGGTCATCGCCTGGGTGTCGCGCAACTTCGAAACTGGCGCGGCCGCCGTCGCCTGTTCCATGGCCGACGCCGTGCTGCCGGCGCTGGTTGCCGATCAGCTGCCCGGTGTGGATGTCCTCTTTCTCGACACCGGATACCACTTCCCCGAAACTTACGCCACGCGTGACGCGGTGGCCGAGAACCTGCGCGTAAACATTGTTGACGTGCTGCCGCGGAACACCGTGGCGGAGCAGGATTCGCTTCTGGGCAAGAACCTTTTTGCCAGCGATCCCGCCCAATGCTGTGCGCTGCGCAAGGTGGAACCGCTGAGTCGCTCCCTCTCCGGATACGAGCTGTGGTTCACCGGGGTTCGCCGCGACGAGGCACCCACACGCACCAACACCCCGCTGGTGGTCTGGGATGAGAAGAACGGTCTGGTCAAGGTCAACCCCGTCGCCACCTGGACGTACGAGGAATTGATCAGCTACTCCGATGAGAACCTACTTCCCGTGAATCCGCTCCTTAGCCAGGGCTACCCGTCCATCGGCTGCGCACCCTGCACCAACAAAGTGGCCCCCGGCGCCGACCCCAGGTCCGGACGCTGGGCCGGAACCTCCAAGACAGAATGCGGGCTACACGAATGA